The sequence below is a genomic window from Sphingobium sp. EP60837.
GTTCGGGGTGCCGCCGATGCTGATGGGTCTGCCGGGCGACAATAGCTACGCCAATTATCGCGAGGCGAACAAGGCGCTGTGGCGGCAGACGATCCTGCCGCTGGTGGCGAAGATCTGCGGCGGGCTGGCGCAGGGGTTGCAGGGATGGTGGCCCGAGCTTTGCCTGTCGGCGGACCTGGATGCGGTGCCGGCCTTGTCCGAGGAGCGCGCGGCCCTGTGGGAGCGGGTGGCTTCGGCGGATTTTCTGACCGCGGACGAGAAGAAGGCGATGCTGGGAATTTTATCGAAGGCGGGAGGCGGGTGTCATGAAATATGATGGCGAGATGCTGGCGCGGCTGGTGGCGCAGGCCGAGGGCGCGCCGGGGCAGATGGACATGGTGATGATCCGCGCGCTGATCGAGGAGGCAAGCGAGCTGGGCGCGGGGCGGGCGCTGGAGCGGTTGGGGCTGGCCGATCGGAGCGCGGAAGGGGATGTGCGGGAGTTGCGCGAGCTGCTGTCCGCCTGGCGCGATGCGAAAAAGGCGGCGCGCGGGGCGGTGGTCAGCTGGGCGGTGCGGATCGTCATGGCGCTGGTGCTGCTGGGCGTGGCGGTGAAGGCGGGGCTTACGGACATGGTGCGCGGATGAATGAGGATTTGCGCTTTGCCGGTTATGCGGCGGTGTTTGACCGGGTGGATCATGGCGGTGACGTGGTGCGGCCAGGGGCGTTCGCTGGCGTGGCGGCGGGGGTGCCGTTGCTGTGGCAGCATTCGCCGGGCGAGGCGATCGGCACGGTCGAGCGGGTGGAGGAAGACCGCCATGGGCTGCGCGTGATCGGACGGGTTTCGGGACGGACTGGCGCGGGGAGGGCGGC
It includes:
- a CDS encoding DUF6127 family protein, which produces MKYDGEMLARLVAQAEGAPGQMDMVMIRALIEEASELGAGRALERLGLADRSAEGDVRELRELLSAWRDAKKAARGAVVSWAVRIVMALVLLGVAVKAGLTDMVRG
- a CDS encoding HK97 family phage prohead protease; this translates as MNEDLRFAGYAAVFDRVDHGGDVVRPGAFAGVAAGVPLLWQHSPGEAIGTVERVEEDRHGLRVIGRVSGRTGAGRAAARALKDRAVDGLSFGYRVREARGASPRELLALELVEVSVVTHPMQPLARVIAVEG